Genomic segment of Streptomyces longhuiensis:
CCGCGGCGGGGGCCGGGGCGGCGGCCGTCATCGAGGCGGCGACGGCCTCCTCCATCCGCTTGCGCCGCTCCAGGTACTCGTCGATGCCGCGCGGCAGCATCCGCAGCGTGGCGTCGCCGAGCAGCGCGAACACCCGGTCCGTGGTGCGCTCGATGAAGAACCGGTCGTGGGAGATCACGACCATGGAGCCGGGCCAGCCGTCGAGGAGGTCCTCCAGCTGCGTGAGCGTCTCGATGTCGAGGTCGTTCGTCGGCTCGTCGAGGAAGAGGACGTTCGGCTCGTCCATGAGGAGGCGCAGGAGCTGGAGGCGGCGGCGCTCACCGCCGGACAGGTCGCCGACGGGCGTCCACTGCTTCTCCTTGTTGAAGCCGAACGTCTCGCAGAGCTGGCCCGCGGTCATCTCGCGGCCCTTGCCGAGGTCGACGCGGTCGCGGACCTGCTGCACGGCCTGGAGGACGCGCAGTTCGGGGTTGAGCTCGGCGACCTCCTGGGAGAGGTAGGCGAGCTTCACGGTCTTGCCGACGGCGACGCGGCCCGCCGCGGGCTGCTCCTCGCCGTCGGTGCGGGCGGCCTGCGCCATGGCGCGCAGCAGGGAGGTCTTGCCCGCGCCGTTCACACCGACGAGGCCGATGCGGTCGCCGGGGCCGAGCTGCCAGGTCAGGTGCTTGAGGAGCACCTTGGGCCCGGCCTGCACGGTGACGTCCTCGAGGTCGAAGACCGTCTTGCCGAGCCGGGAGCTGGCGAACTTCATCAGCTCGCTCTTGTCGCGCGGCTCCGGCACGTCGGCGATGAGCTCGTTGGCGGCCTCGATGCGGTAGCGGGGCTTGGAGGTGCGGGCCGGGGCGCCGCGGCGCAGCCAGGCCAGCTCCTTGCGCATCAGGTTCTGCCGCTTGGTCTCCTCGGTCGCCGCGATGCGCTCGCGCTCGGCGCGCGCGAAGACGTAGTCGCTGTAGCCGCCCTCGTACTCGAAGACGTCCCCCTTCTGCACGTCCCACATGCGGGTGCAGACCTGGTCGAGGAACCAGCGGTCGTGGGTCACGCAGACGAGGGCGGAGCGGCGTGCCTGGAGGTGGCTCGCCAGCCAGGAGATGCCCTCCACGTCGAGGTGGTTGGTGGGCTCGTCGAGGACGATCAGGTCGGGCTCGCCGATGAGGAGCTTCGCGAGGGCGATGCGGCGGCGCTCGCCGCCGGACAGCGGCGCGATGACCGTGTCGAGGCCCTGCGGGAAGCCGGGCAGGTCGAGTCCGCCGAACAGCCCGGTGAGCACGTCGCGGATCTTGGCGTTGCCCGCCCACTCGTGGTCGGCGAGGTCGCCGATGACCTCGTGCCGGACGGTCGCCTCGGGGTCGAGGGAGTCGTGCTGCGTGAGGACGCCGAGGCGCAGGCCGCCGCTGTGGGTGACGCGGCCGGTGTCGGCGTCCTCCAGCTTGGCGAGCATCCGGATGAGGGTGGTCTTGCCGTCGCCGTTACGCCCGACGACACCGATCCTGTCCCCCTCGGACACGCCGAGCGATACGCCGTCGAGCAGGGCACGGGTGCCGTACACCTTGCTGACTGCCTCGACATTGACCAGGTTGACTGCCATTTCGCTCCTGACAAGGGGATGGATCAGTCTTCCAGCGTAGTCGCCACGAGGGATTGGACAGCCTGCGCCTTCGTTGTGACAGCCCGGACACGGGCGGGAGGCACGGGGGTACGGGGGTGCGGGTGCCGCGACGGCTTGTGCGCGGCGGCACCCGCGCAGGGATCGACACGGGCCCCGACGAGCGCGTCGACCGGGCCTGGCAGGCGAAGACCGACCGGAACCCGCTGGAGGAGCACGGTGTCCTCGGCACCCGGCAGACCGCCTGCCAGGGCAATCAGGACGGCGAGCTGTACAGCTTCTCCGCGCGCTACGGCCCGAGCACGCTCGATGCCCGCCTGCGCTCGCAGCACCGCTTCGACCACGAACCCCGGCACAGGAAGAGCCCTTGCAGGGCCGGCGCCAAGTGCCCCGGGGACACCGAGCGCGCCCGGTTCTCGGTGGCGCCGTACGGCTTCGCGTCCTCCCACGACAAGAAGTCCGCGACGGCCGCGTTCAAGGCCTTCGTGCGGAGCGCCGTCGAGCGGCACGGCTGCGGGGACCTGCGCCTGCCCGCCTGAGCACCGCGGCGACCTCGCGCGGCCGCGCCACCCTGCCCTGCCAGCCGCCACCGGCGGGCGGGGGCAGGAGGTGGCCGCGGGTGGCGAGCGCGGAGTGCAGCCCGACGAGGGCGATCGCGCCGAGCGGTACGAGGACCTGCCCGCGGCCGATACGGCGTCTGCGGCGCCGGGGCCGGGCGCTCGTGGTGTCGGTGGTCATGGGGACCACGGTG
This window contains:
- a CDS encoding ABC-F family ATP-binding cassette domain-containing protein, whose amino-acid sequence is MAVNLVNVEAVSKVYGTRALLDGVSLGVSEGDRIGVVGRNGDGKTTLIRMLAKLEDADTGRVTHSGGLRLGVLTQHDSLDPEATVRHEVIGDLADHEWAGNAKIRDVLTGLFGGLDLPGFPQGLDTVIAPLSGGERRRIALAKLLIGEPDLIVLDEPTNHLDVEGISWLASHLQARRSALVCVTHDRWFLDQVCTRMWDVQKGDVFEYEGGYSDYVFARAERERIAATEETKRQNLMRKELAWLRRGAPARTSKPRYRIEAANELIADVPEPRDKSELMKFASSRLGKTVFDLEDVTVQAGPKVLLKHLTWQLGPGDRIGLVGVNGAGKTSLLRAMAQAARTDGEEQPAAGRVAVGKTVKLAYLSQEVAELNPELRVLQAVQQVRDRVDLGKGREMTAGQLCETFGFNKEKQWTPVGDLSGGERRRLQLLRLLMDEPNVLFLDEPTNDLDIETLTQLEDLLDGWPGSMVVISHDRFFIERTTDRVFALLGDATLRMLPRGIDEYLERRKRMEEAVAASMTAAAPAPAAGTPEKTVSAADARAAKKELQKIERQMDKISEKETKLHAQIADNATDFAKVAKLDGELRELIGEREELEMRWLELAEDA